From Tachysurus fulvidraco isolate hzauxx_2018 chromosome 10, HZAU_PFXX_2.0, whole genome shotgun sequence, one genomic window encodes:
- the pdhx gene encoding pyruvate dehydrogenase protein X component, mitochondrial, producing MAASLRLGHRAVLTGFRFIPFQKCTHVSQSLSRQLFQSAYLSGVAPLKVQMPALSPTMEEGNIVKWLKKEGEAVAAGDALCEIETDKAVVTMESNDDGVLAKILMEEGSKNVRLGTLIALMVEEGQDWKEVEIPPLVSSQPAPAPPPPAAAPPSPTPVAPPSRSASAVGPLRLSPAARHILDTHGLDPHLATATGPRGLITKEDALNLLKKIDASLQAAPLSVSSPASPPPPSSAHVPPSAPGLGRPLHPAISIPGKPGAPGTFTEIPASNVRRVIAQRLTQSKTTIPHAYASVDCDLGAVMQLRKELAQEEIKVSVNDFIIKAAAVTLKEMPEVNVTWSGEGPQALDSIHISIAVATERGLITPIIKDAADKGVQEISANAKALAQKARAGKLLPEEYQGGSFSISNLGMFGINGFSAVINPPQACILAVGRSRAELTPEAEGFCTQHLMTVTLSSDGRLVDDELASRFLEKFRNNLEKPQRMALA from the exons ATGGCGGCCTCCTTACGGCTAGGACATCGAGCCGTTTTAACAGGTTTTAGGTTTATTCCGTTTCAAAAATGCACTCACGTAAGTCAGAGTTTGTCCAGACAACTGTTTCAGTCTGCATATTTATCAG gGGTCGCCCCACTCAAAGTGCAGATGCCTGCCCTTTCACCCACCATGGAAGAGGGTAACATTGTGAAATGGCTGAAGAAGGAAG GTGAGGCGGTGGCAGCTGGTGATGCTCTCTGCGAAATTGAGACAGACAAGGCTGTGGTTACCATGGAATCCAATGATGACGGAGTACTGGCTAAAAtcctg atgGAGGAAGGCAGTAAGAATGTGCGTTTAGGGACTCTCATTGCCTTGATGGTTGAAGAAGGGCAAGACTGGAAAGAAGTGGAAATCCCTCCGCTTGTCTCCTCCCAGCCTGCTCCAGCTCCGCCCCCACCTGCTGCTGCACCGCCTTCCCCGACACCTGTTGCCCCACCCTCCAGAAGTGCATCTGCCGTTGGACC gTTGAGGTTGAGTCCTGCTGCCAGACACATTTTAGACACACATggtttggatcctcacttggCTACTGCCACGGGGCCACGAGGGCTAATCACtaaaga AGATGCTTTAAACCTTCTGAAAAAAATAGATGCAAGCCTCCAAGCAGCTCCACTGTCTGTGTCTTCTCCTGcttctccacctcctccttCCTCCGCTCATGTTCCTCCATCAGCTCCAGGCTTAGGAAGGCCTCTTCACCCAGCCATCTCTATCCCTGGAAAACCTGGTGCTCCA GGCACCTTCACAGAGATCCCAGCCTCTAATGTGCGGAGAGTGATTGCACAGAGACTGACACAGTCCAAGACCACCATACCTCATGCATATGCCTCAGTGGACTGTGATCTGGGAGCCGTGATGCAGCTTCGCAAAGAGTTAGCCCAAG aggagATCAAGGTGTCTGTCAATGATTTCATTATCAAAGCTGCTGCTGTTACACTCAAA GAAATGCCAGAAGTCAATGTGACCTGGTCCGGCGAGGGACCACAAGCGCTGGACTCCATCCATATTTCCATTGCCGTGGCGACCGAGCGTGGCCTCATCACGCCCATCATCAAAGATGCGGCAGACAAAGGCGTGCAGGAGATCTCCGCCAACGCCAAG GCACTGGCTCAGAAAGCAAGAGCAGGGAAACTGTTACCAGAAGAATATCAGGGAGGATCCTTCAG TATCTCTAACCTGGGGATGTTTGGCATCAACGGCTTCAGCGCAGTAATTAATCCTCCTCAGGCCTGTATCCTGGCAGTGGGGCGATCCAGGGCTGAGCTGACACCAGAAGCAGAGGGCTTCTGCACACAACACCTGATGACCGTCACCCTGTCCAGTGATGGACGCCTAGTAGACGATGAGCTTGCCTCACGCTTCCTTGAAAAGTTTCGCAACAATTTGGAGAAGCCCCAGCGCATGGCCCTTGCCTAG